The Porphyromonas pogonae genome segment AAAGCGTTACACTGCCCAGCATGGCAGTTCGGAGAAAAAGGTCGCGCCCCGTGCGCAAGTAGTCGCCATACCCCCGTGTATCTTTGAGCTGGGATAGTTGCATGAAGCGCAGGATACGCCCGAAACGAAGACGTGCGTAAAGAATGAGCATTCCCAACGCTGCATACTGCGCTATCACCGTGCCTATAGCCAATCCCGGAATGCCCAGTTGCATCACTTTGACAAAGTATAAACTAAGGGTAATATTGATGATGTTGGATGTAATGGCGACGATCATGGGGATACGTGTATTTTGCATACCTACGTACCAACCATTGAATACATACATCATCAGTGCTGCCGGTGCTCCCATAAAAGCAATGCTCAGATATCTCTGAGCCTCGCCACTGATAGTATCACGCCCTGCACTCAGCAGGTAAGAAAAGTGATAAAGCAGAGGGCGCGCAGCTATAATAATAATGGCGGCCAGTAACCCTAGTGATATACCACGAGCCAGTTGCAAGGTTATGGCTTTGACGTCGGATCTGCCGAAAGCCTGGGCTGTGTAACCGGTAGTCCCCATGCGTAGGAAGGCAAACAGCCAATAAACAAAGTTGACCACACCGCCCGCTACTGCCACCGCGCCTATGGCTCCGGCTGTGCCCATGCGCCCTGCCAAAGAGATATCTACAATAGATAGCAGAGGTACGGTAATATTGGATATGATATTAGGTACAGCTAAGTTGAGTATTCGCCTTGTCATCTTCATACTCACAAAGGTAGTAAAAACACACTCGATATTAGAGACTGTTGCAAAAGTCAACAGTCTCCTGGATTTTGGAGGCAAAGCCGACAAAAGACACTTTGACCGGGCAGAGAAGGTAAAGTGCAAGGCGCTAAGAGTGATTGCACAGGGAGTTTACTTCCGGTAAATGACCAAGCGCGAATCTCGCAAGCAACGAAGCAATTTGCCTGCTATGCAACGGTCTCTATTAGAGTAGCCTCGTGGTACTATGTAGCCCTGTTCATAGTAAAGCTACAAGTGTGTCGAGCCTGATCTTGAAAAAAAATTGCTTCACCTCTTGACAAAGGGGGGTACGATGTTGTACCTTTATGGCTGTAGTGTTTATTTTATACCCTGATTATGTACTTATTTATAACGTGGTGCAAATGAAAGCTAATACAACTAATGACTTGATACTCTATTTCGGTGAATATTTATACCCCCGGAAGTCTTGTGTGGATGTATACACCCCAAAGGTTACATTTTGTCAATACCGACGATAAAAAAGAAAATATCATTTTGTCATTCAGGGAGTAGTTGCATACCTATTACTTTACCATACCACCGCATGCAGAGGTCATGACTCTGTATGCGGTTTTTTTGTTTTGTAGCTCTAAATCTGTTTTTATTACAGCTAAAACACAATCGTGTTTTAACTAAAATGACTCCATGTTACAACTAAAACGTTGTGGTATCTTAACTAAAATGTTTTTGTGTTATAACTAAAATACCCTTTAGTTACAATTAAAACGCAGAAGTCCCACTTCCCACACCCGAAAATCTTGTAGAAAAGTAGCCCAAGTGCCTCAAATTCGATTGGGGTGTCGAAGCTCTTTGTAAGTAAATGTGTTTGTTTTTCTGTCAATTTGCGTCATATATGCTTGGTTTGTATTGCATATTGTAATGCGGTTTCGCTTGGTTTATAAACATAAATGCTTTATTCGGACTCCTCTG includes the following:
- a CDS encoding MATE family efflux transporter; its protein translation is MISNITVPLLSIVDISLAGRMGTAGAIGAVAVAGGVVNFVYWLFAFLRMGTTGYTAQAFGRSDVKAITLQLARGISLGLLAAIIIIAARPLLYHFSYLLSAGRDTISGEAQRYLSIAFMGAPAALMMYVFNGWYVGMQNTRIPMIVAITSNIINITLSLYFVKVMQLGIPGLAIGTVIAQYAALGMLILYARLRFGRILRFMQLSQLKDTRGYGDYLRTGRDLFLRTAMLGSVTLFFTWASSYSGEVTVAANALLMQLFTLFSYFMDGFAYAGEALTGRYLGHRKPRELHIMVRQLFRIGWALSVLASLIYLFFPETIIRIFSNEPQVVAHAIGSAYWAALIPIVSFGAFLWDGIFVGATASKELRQTMTAAFVIYFIIYFSTRNLLGEGALWLAFICYLGMRSVMQHFLSRKVLSMSRASTA